The genomic interval ATGCCTGCCCTGACCATCGTCGTCGCAAATCTCAAAGGCGGCTCGACTAAAACCACCACTGCCGCTTTCGTCCTCCACGCCCTGGCCGAGGCCGGCCTACCAGCTCTAGGCGTAGATGCCGACGGGGAAAATGAATCACTGCTGGCGTGGTCAGAAACAGGGGAGTGGTCCATACCAGTTATCGGCATGCCGGTGGCCGACCTTCACCGCAAGCTGCCTGGCGTTATTGGTGACCGGTACGACGCCGTCGTCATCGACACCCCGCCCATGAAAGAACGACGTGGTGTCGTGGCCTCCGCTATCCGCATAGCCACCCACGTCCTCGTGCCTATGGCTCCGACCGGCATGGAGTACGCACGTATCCCGGCAATCCGTGAACTCGTTGAAGAAGCGGGCGCCCTCGCGGTCACACCCCCTCAACTCGCCGTTGTCCTGACCCGCACTGTGTCCAACGCGGCCAGCACCGACGTCTACCGGCAGATGCTCACCGACGACGGTGTCCGAGTCCTACAGCCGACCGTCGGCCGATTGGAGCGATACGCCCAAGCATTCGGCCTACCAATCACGAACGCCGCCAGCACCGCCTACGGCGATATCGCTGAGGAGCTCACCAGCATTGAAGTTCAGTAAACACGGATATACTGATTTACTGATATATGTCTCAAACTGGGAGGATGTCCTATGGCAGGGACCGCAGCTGACAGAATCAAAGCCAACGCTGAACGTCTACGAAAAGCACCGGCTCAGCCGACGGTCACGCCGGAGTCGTCAGAGCCCGTGCCAGAGACAGCGCCGGCGCCGGTGGTGCGCCAGAAGACCGTTCGCCGCACTGTTGACCTGTCGCCGACAGCCCACCGCGGCCTCGACAACTGGCAGCGCGACACCGCTGATCGGCTAGGTCTCGCGCGCGTCACCGGCCAGGAAGTCCTCACAGCCCTTGTCGATCGACTGCTCGCCGACTCGAAATTGGCAGAACAAATTGTGCGGTCGATCGCAGGCCAACGCCCCTAACTCCCGCACGACCTTCCTCGCCGCAGATTGTGGCGAACGTGGTGGTTGGGGGGACTGTCAAGGCCACACCGCTACGCGGTCGACCAAGGTCGAGCCTTGACAGTCCCCCCACCACGCACAAGCGCGGGCCAGTACGAGGAAGGATGGAGCATTCTGAACAGTGTTGTTGA from Mycolicibacterium crocinum carries:
- a CDS encoding ParA family protein, with the protein product MPALTIVVANLKGGSTKTTTAAFVLHALAEAGLPALGVDADGENESLLAWSETGEWSIPVIGMPVADLHRKLPGVIGDRYDAVVIDTPPMKERRGVVASAIRIATHVLVPMAPTGMEYARIPAIRELVEEAGALAVTPPQLAVVLTRTVSNAASTDVYRQMLTDDGVRVLQPTVGRLERYAQAFGLPITNAASTAYGDIAEELTSIEVQ